The genomic DNA AGCTCACGGTCCAGGTGGCGTCATCAAAGAAGGCTTGTATCTGGGGTTTCATCGGTCCGCTCCATGGATTTCAATTTCTACACAGATAGTTTATTGACAGACATATTGTTAGTCAATAGAATATCGACACTGAATTTGAAAAGGAGTGCCCCATGCTCACCGAGACACCGATTGACCTTGAAAGCCTGCGCCGTTCGGCCGACAGCGCCTGCCGCCTGATGAAGGTGCTTTCCAACCCCGACCGCCTGTTGCTGCTGTGCCAGCTCAGCCAGGGCGAGAAGAGGGTGGGCGAGCTGGAAGAACTGGTTGGCATATCGCAGCCCACGCTGTCGCAGCAACTGGGGGTGTTGCGCGAGGAAGGCCTTGTCAACACCCGTCGCGAGGGCAAAAACATCTATTACGAAATCGCCAGCCCGCAAGCCCTGGCCGTGATGAACGTGCTGTATGAGCAGTTTTGCGGGCCCGTCAAGGACAAGGAGCAAGCCCCATGCTGATCGACTGGAATCATTTCACCCCCTGGACGGCTCTGGCAGGCGGCGTTGTGCTGGGCTTGGCCGCGGCGATTTTTGTGCTGTTCAACGGCCGCATT from Acidovorax sp. T1 includes the following:
- a CDS encoding ArsR/SmtB family transcription factor is translated as MLTETPIDLESLRRSADSACRLMKVLSNPDRLLLLCQLSQGEKRVGELEELVGISQPTLSQQLGVLREEGLVNTRREGKNIYYEIASPQALAVMNVLYEQFCGPVKDKEQAPC